One window of the Manihot esculenta cultivar AM560-2 chromosome 14, M.esculenta_v8, whole genome shotgun sequence genome contains the following:
- the LOC110631207 gene encoding protein ALTERED XYLOGLUCAN 4-like isoform X1 encodes MKCFYYLLGLTFLFSFLILYSPWTSEPTNNLTFRQSFPLPKEDFCDLSSGHWVRDLRGSQYTNESCSSIPETKNCFKYGRKDTDFLKWRWKPDNCELPRFDPRIFFDIVKGKTMAFIGDSVARNHVESLLCLLSLVEVPLSTYRDDDDRFRTWHFPENNFTVMVLWTRFLVMGEERIINGKNSDSFDLHLDKLDKNWTSKLPEMDYAIISDVHWFYRRHFLHDNENMIGCIYCSEPNIKSYTVEFALERVIRLVLNYINECKECKSLVTLLRTGSPAHFENGAWNTGGNCNRTSPFQESEISLEGIEWRLRNMQVDEIKRASKVKKKGKRFAILDVTKAMLMRPDGHPDSHWDDKWMKGYKDCVHWCMPGPIDAWNDFLMAVLKRYAPISIPRKISE; translated from the exons atgaaatgcttttattatttgttgggactgacttttctcttcagCTTCTTGATTCTCTATTCTCCTTGGACATCTGAGCCCACAAACAATCTGACCTTTCGTCAATCGTTTCCACTTCCAAAGG AAGATTTTTGTGACTTGTCCAGTGGTCACTGGGTTCGTGACCTAAGAGGGTCTCAATATACAAATGAGAGCTGCTCATCAATCCCCGAAACAAAGAATTGTTTCAAGTATGGAAGGAAAGACACAGATTTCTTGAAATGGAGATGGAAACCTGATAACTGTGAGCTTCCGAGATTCGATCCCAGGATTTTTTTTGATATTGTTAAAGGAAAGACAATGGCATTTATAGGGGATTCAGTTGCTCGGAACCACGTCGAATCGCTTCTTTGTCTCTTGTCACTG GTGGAAGTCCCGTTGAGCACGTATAGAGATGATGATGATCGATTTCGAACTTGGCATTTTCCGGAAAATAACTTCACTGTCATGGTCCTATGGACTAGGTTCTTGGTGATGGGCGAGGAGAGAATAATCAACGGGAAAAATTCTGATTCCTTTGATTTGCATCTAGACAAGTTAGATAAGAATTGGACAAGTAAACTCCCTGAAATGGACTATGCAATAATCTCAGACGTCCATTGGTTCTATAGGAGGCACTTCTTACATGATAATGAAAATATGATAGGGTGTATATATTGCAGCGAACCCAACATCAAAAGCTATACTGTTGAGTTTGCCCTTGAGAGGGTAATAAGACTTGTTCTCAACTACATCAATGAGTGCAAAGAATGCAAGAGCTTAGTGACATTGTTAAGAACAGGATCGCCAGCACATTTTGAGAACGGAGCATGGAACACAGGAGGAAATTGCAACAGGACAAGTCCTTTCCAAGAATCAGAGATTAGCTTGGAAGGTATAGAATGGAGGCTTAGAAACATGCAAGTGGATGAGATAAAAAGGGCAAGCAAAGtgaagaagaaaggaaaaagaTTTGCGATTTTGGATGTTACCAAAGCTATGTTAATGAGACCTGATGGTCATCCAGATTCTCATTGGGATGATAAATGGATGAAAGGTTATAAAGATTGTGTCCATTGGTGCATGCCAGGCCCCATCGATGCATGGAACGATTTTTTAATGGCAGTGCTCAAGAGATATGCTCCTATCTCTATACCTAGGAAGATAAGTGAGTGA
- the LOC110631207 gene encoding protein ALTERED XYLOGLUCAN 4-like isoform X2, producing the protein MHNYGGSNSQHILCFLILYSPWTSEPTNNLTFRQSFPLPKEDFCDLSSGHWVRDLRGSQYTNESCSSIPETKNCFKYGRKDTDFLKWRWKPDNCELPRFDPRIFFDIVKGKTMAFIGDSVARNHVESLLCLLSLVEVPLSTYRDDDDRFRTWHFPENNFTVMVLWTRFLVMGEERIINGKNSDSFDLHLDKLDKNWTSKLPEMDYAIISDVHWFYRRHFLHDNENMIGCIYCSEPNIKSYTVEFALERVIRLVLNYINECKECKSLVTLLRTGSPAHFENGAWNTGGNCNRTSPFQESEISLEGIEWRLRNMQVDEIKRASKVKKKGKRFAILDVTKAMLMRPDGHPDSHWDDKWMKGYKDCVHWCMPGPIDAWNDFLMAVLKRYAPISIPRKISE; encoded by the exons ATGCATAACTATGGAGGTTCGAATTCTCAGCATATTCTTTG CTTCTTGATTCTCTATTCTCCTTGGACATCTGAGCCCACAAACAATCTGACCTTTCGTCAATCGTTTCCACTTCCAAAGG AAGATTTTTGTGACTTGTCCAGTGGTCACTGGGTTCGTGACCTAAGAGGGTCTCAATATACAAATGAGAGCTGCTCATCAATCCCCGAAACAAAGAATTGTTTCAAGTATGGAAGGAAAGACACAGATTTCTTGAAATGGAGATGGAAACCTGATAACTGTGAGCTTCCGAGATTCGATCCCAGGATTTTTTTTGATATTGTTAAAGGAAAGACAATGGCATTTATAGGGGATTCAGTTGCTCGGAACCACGTCGAATCGCTTCTTTGTCTCTTGTCACTG GTGGAAGTCCCGTTGAGCACGTATAGAGATGATGATGATCGATTTCGAACTTGGCATTTTCCGGAAAATAACTTCACTGTCATGGTCCTATGGACTAGGTTCTTGGTGATGGGCGAGGAGAGAATAATCAACGGGAAAAATTCTGATTCCTTTGATTTGCATCTAGACAAGTTAGATAAGAATTGGACAAGTAAACTCCCTGAAATGGACTATGCAATAATCTCAGACGTCCATTGGTTCTATAGGAGGCACTTCTTACATGATAATGAAAATATGATAGGGTGTATATATTGCAGCGAACCCAACATCAAAAGCTATACTGTTGAGTTTGCCCTTGAGAGGGTAATAAGACTTGTTCTCAACTACATCAATGAGTGCAAAGAATGCAAGAGCTTAGTGACATTGTTAAGAACAGGATCGCCAGCACATTTTGAGAACGGAGCATGGAACACAGGAGGAAATTGCAACAGGACAAGTCCTTTCCAAGAATCAGAGATTAGCTTGGAAGGTATAGAATGGAGGCTTAGAAACATGCAAGTGGATGAGATAAAAAGGGCAAGCAAAGtgaagaagaaaggaaaaagaTTTGCGATTTTGGATGTTACCAAAGCTATGTTAATGAGACCTGATGGTCATCCAGATTCTCATTGGGATGATAAATGGATGAAAGGTTATAAAGATTGTGTCCATTGGTGCATGCCAGGCCCCATCGATGCATGGAACGATTTTTTAATGGCAGTGCTCAAGAGATATGCTCCTATCTCTATACCTAGGAAGATAAGTGAGTGA